The sequence AACGGCCCTGTCTAAGTACCAATTCATCACCACAATTAGGGCAAGGTACACCCAATGGCTTAATAATCTGCCCTGAAGCCTGATGTGATGATTTTATGTAATCACAACTAGGATAATTGCTACATCCCAAAAACGCTCCATGCTTACCATGACGCATTTGTAGAGGATGACCGCAATTAGGACATGATTGCTCTAAAGCATGCCCTTCCGCAGAAAAAAGTTGATGATTAATTTTACTCATAGCGTTTATCTAGCATGACTTAGTGCAAAATGCCGTGATCGGTCGAGTAAAGTAACTCTTCCATTGTGTTGTAGGCACTTTCATTGCCCGGAACATTAAACAGCACCATTAAGATGATCCATTTCAGGTCATCTAGCTGTAAGTCTCGAGTTTCAAGCCCCATGACGCGATCAATCACCATTTCACGAAGCTCTGGGTTTAGCACTTCAATTTGTTCTAAGAACAAAATGAATCCTCGGCAACGAGTGTCTATTCTTTGTTGCTCTTTCTCAGAATAAATTCGGATTGAAGTCGCTGAGCTAGTCGCTATATTTTGACTTGAATCGTCACTTTGCAAAGCTGCAAGGTCTTCAAGCCAGTTTAACGCTTTATAGATCTCATTTTGATGGAAACCTGCGCGAAGGAGTTCTTGCTCAAGCTCATCTTGGTCGACGTTCAAATCGCTCTCGCTATGAATATACGTCTCAAATAGATACATAAGAATATCCATCATAGTCAGCTCCCCCTTAATCTAATATAACCACCACCTACTGAAGCCACGAGTCCTTTGAGCTCCAGTTCTAATAACTGCATCATAACCTGATTAATGGGTAAATGGGTGCTTTGTGCCAAAAAATCAACCGCTGTTGGCTTATCTCCCAATAGATTAAGTAAACCTTGATTTAAATCTGATTCTGACGCGCATCTTTCGCTGTTTTTTGCTGGCAATTGAGCATGAAAACCCAAACCTTGTTGCTCGGTCTGAGACCAATCAATCAAGCCATTCATCTCTTGGATAATATCTTGTGCACTGCGTACTAGCACCGCTCCATCTCGAATCAGGTTATTACAGCCCATCGCATTAGGATTGAGCACAGAGCCTGGGACGGCATACACATCCCTGCCTTGCTCTAAAGCAAATCGAGCCGTAATCAGAGAACCACTTTTCGCCGCCGCTTCAACGACCAACACTCCTACCGATAAACCACTAATAATTCGGTTTCGTCTAGGGAAGTTATACGCTCTAAGGGGATAAAAAGGAGGAAACTCAGACACCAATGCGCCACTCGCTTTAATGCGTTCAGCTAAACGCTGATGCTGTTTTGGGTAGAGGTAGTCAAAACCACTACCTAACACCGCAACTGTCGTCCCCTTATGATCAAGACACGCTTGATGAGCATGCCCATCGACACCTAAAGCAAGCCCACTGGTTATCGTCACCCCAAGTTGCGTTAACTCCGCAGAAAACTGACGCGTAATGTACAAACCGTCTTGGCTACTATTGCGACTGCCTACAACGCCAATCTGATTGGAACTTAAAGCCGATACCTCACCCTGCACAAACAACAATGGCGGATAACATGGGATCTCTTTTAATAACTGAGGATAAGCGCTGTCATCTTCACAGATCAGCAAGTGGTTACCGTCTTTGCTCAGCCAGTTTAAGCAACGTTCAACATTGGCGTTGGCTTTGTCTGTTAAATGGCGAACTTGTAAATCGGTAAATTTTAAGTCGAATAACTCTTTTTTAGATAAATTGATGAGCTCTAACGGAGAGGTAAACTCAATGATTTTTTGCAGCTTAACCCCACTTAAACGAGGCGTCATCGACAAGGTTAACCAAGCTATTATCTGTTGTTCTGTCATCGTTATTCTCATCGATTTATATTGGTGCTGTTATTTGAAGACCAAAATGACTAAAATTGTCACAAGTAGCTGAGATTCTTTCGGCGCAGTTCAACTTTTTTGAGTGATTATGTCTTTATTACAAGTATTAACCTTTCCTGATGATCGCCTTCGTACGGTTGCAAAACCAGTCGAAGATTTTACGCCTGAACTCCAAAAACACATCGACGACATGATTGAAACCATGTACGAAGAAGAAGGTATTGGCTTAGCTTCTACCCAAGTTAATGTTCATAAACGTATCGTGGTAATCGATCTTTCTGAGAATCGCGATGAGCCTTTGGTATTGATCAACCCAGAAATCACCGAGAAGCGCGGTGAAGACGGTATTGAAGAAGGCTGTCTATCTGTGCCCGGTGCGCGTGCTCTTGTACCTAGAGCCGCGGAAGTATCGGTAAAAGCACAAGACCGTAACGGCGACGAATTTACCTTTGAAGCAGACGATTTACTTGCCATCTGTGTACAACATGAGTTGGACCACTTAGCCGGTAAACTCTTTGTTGATTACCTTTCTCCACTGAAACGTAAACGCATCAAAGACAAGCTAGAAAAAATTAAGCGCTTCAACGAAAGAAACTAATTATTCAGGAGTTTGCATTGAGCAAAGCACTAAAGATCGTATTTGCAGGGACTCCAGATTTCGCCGCCGACCATTTGGCGGCGTTGTTATC is a genomic window of Vibrio neonatus containing:
- a CDS encoding DUF494 family protein, producing MMDILMYLFETYIHSESDLNVDQDELEQELLRAGFHQNEIYKALNWLEDLAALQSDDSSQNIATSSATSIRIYSEKEQQRIDTRCRGFILFLEQIEVLNPELREMVIDRVMGLETRDLQLDDLKWIILMVLFNVPGNESAYNTMEELLYSTDHGILH
- the dprA gene encoding DNA-processing protein DprA, with amino-acid sequence MTEQQIIAWLTLSMTPRLSGVKLQKIIEFTSPLELINLSKKELFDLKFTDLQVRHLTDKANANVERCLNWLSKDGNHLLICEDDSAYPQLLKEIPCYPPLLFVQGEVSALSSNQIGVVGSRNSSQDGLYITRQFSAELTQLGVTITSGLALGVDGHAHQACLDHKGTTVAVLGSGFDYLYPKQHQRLAERIKASGALVSEFPPFYPLRAYNFPRRNRIISGLSVGVLVVEAAAKSGSLITARFALEQGRDVYAVPGSVLNPNAMGCNNLIRDGAVLVRSAQDIIQEMNGLIDWSQTEQQGLGFHAQLPAKNSERCASESDLNQGLLNLLGDKPTAVDFLAQSTHLPINQVMMQLLELELKGLVASVGGGYIRLRGS
- the def gene encoding peptide deformylase, with the protein product MSLLQVLTFPDDRLRTVAKPVEDFTPELQKHIDDMIETMYEEEGIGLASTQVNVHKRIVVIDLSENRDEPLVLINPEITEKRGEDGIEEGCLSVPGARALVPRAAEVSVKAQDRNGDEFTFEADDLLAICVQHELDHLAGKLFVDYLSPLKRKRIKDKLEKIKRFNERN